From Crassaminicella indica, one genomic window encodes:
- a CDS encoding response regulator — translation MIRVLVVEDDPMLAELNRRFVEKIDGFTVVDVANNGEIAIKKLNNNKIDLVILDVYMPKVDGMELFRRVRKQNKMVDFILVTAANDTDKIKEALKLGAVDYLVKPFEFDRLKKSLLNYKLRKNLLVKKPFVSQEEIDKLFIGVCKEKQEKEIKKGLHQLTLNRIISFLKENKEELLSSEIISEKLGMSKVTIRRYLDYLEDMGSVEKKIEYGSRGRPSYQYIYINEKK, via the coding sequence ATGATTAGAGTACTTGTAGTAGAAGATGATCCAATGCTTGCAGAACTCAATAGAAGATTTGTAGAAAAAATCGATGGCTTTACTGTTGTAGATGTTGCTAATAATGGAGAGATAGCTATTAAAAAATTAAACAATAATAAAATCGATTTAGTTATATTAGATGTATATATGCCAAAGGTAGATGGTATGGAATTATTTAGAAGAGTTCGGAAACAAAACAAAATGGTAGATTTCATTTTAGTTACAGCAGCAAATGATACAGATAAAATAAAAGAAGCCTTAAAATTAGGGGCAGTAGATTATTTGGTAAAGCCTTTTGAATTTGATAGACTAAAAAAGTCATTGTTAAATTATAAATTACGGAAAAATTTATTAGTCAAAAAGCCATTTGTCAGTCAAGAAGAAATAGACAAATTATTTATAGGTGTCTGTAAAGAAAAACAAGAAAAAGAGATCAAAAAGGGATTGCACCAACTGACTTTGAATAGGATTATAAGCTTTTTAAAAGAAAACAAGGAAGAATTATTATCTAGTGAAATAATATCAGAGAAATTAGGCATGTCTAAGGTTACTATTCGGAGATACTTAGATTATTTAGAGGATATGGGAAGTGTTGAAAAGAAAATAGAATATGGTTCTAGGGGTAGACCTTCATATCAATATATATATATCAATGAAAAAAAGTAA
- a CDS encoding lactate utilization protein, translating into MDKNTEWVIKQKVKRTIENLEKNNMEGYYVEDENELLQKIRELIHEGATVSVGGSMTLFETGVIDFLRKENYNFLDRYEAGLSREDIKEIYRKCFYADAYFTSSNAITENGELFNVDGTGNRVAAMLYGPDNVIVIAGINKIVKNIDEAIERNKRMAAPANAKRLDRKTPCAKLGYCTDCNSPERICNDYVLIKKQGIKGRIKVIIVGKELGY; encoded by the coding sequence ATGGATAAAAACACAGAATGGGTTATTAAGCAAAAAGTTAAAAGAACAATTGAAAACTTAGAAAAAAACAATATGGAAGGCTATTATGTAGAGGATGAAAATGAGCTTTTACAAAAAATACGTGAGCTGATTCATGAAGGAGCCACTGTATCTGTAGGCGGTTCTATGACTCTTTTTGAAACAGGTGTTATCGATTTTCTTAGAAAAGAAAACTATAACTTCTTAGATCGATATGAAGCAGGTTTAAGCAGAGAAGATATTAAAGAAATTTATAGAAAATGTTTTTATGCAGATGCTTATTTTACAAGTAGCAATGCAATAACTGAAAATGGCGAATTGTTCAATGTAGATGGAACTGGCAATAGAGTAGCTGCTATGCTTTATGGTCCTGATAATGTAATCGTTATTGCAGGGATTAATAAAATCGTAAAAAATATAGATGAAGCTATTGAAAGAAATAAACGAATGGCTGCACCTGCAAATGCTAAAAGATTGGATCGAAAAACACCATGTGCAAAGCTTGGATACTGTACAGATTGTAATAGTCCAGAAAGAATTTGCAATGACTATGTTTTAATTAAAAAACAAGGAATCAAAGGAAGAATTAAAGTAATTATTGTAGGAAAGGAATTAGGCTATTAA
- a CDS encoding NAD(P)-dependent malic enzyme has product MDYAKKALEVHQEHQGKISIVSKVSVSNKDELSIAYTPGVAEPCRKIAEKREEVYKYTSKGNLVAVVSDGSAVLGLGDIGPEAAMPVMEGKAVLFKEFAGIDAFPICVDTKDVDEIVDLVKKLSPTFGGINLEDISAPRCIEIEKRLKKELDIPVFHDDQHGTAIVVVAGLINALKLVNKNWEDIKIVVNGPGAAGSAIVKMLLNMHAKNILVCGKTGILYEGKEDNDELKEELAKITNPNNEKGTLEDALKNADVFIGVSAPNVVTKEMVESMNKENIVFAMANPIPEIMPSLAKEAGARVVGSGRSDFANQINNVLAFPGIFKGALSVRASDINEEMKVAAARAIAEIIDENELNEEYIIPKPFDKRIVENVAKAVAKAAKDTGISRI; this is encoded by the coding sequence ATGGATTATGCTAAAAAAGCATTAGAAGTTCATCAAGAGCATCAAGGAAAAATTAGTATTGTATCAAAGGTAAGTGTATCAAATAAAGACGAATTAAGTATAGCATATACACCCGGGGTAGCGGAGCCATGTAGAAAAATTGCAGAAAAAAGGGAGGAAGTATATAAGTATACTTCAAAAGGGAATTTGGTTGCTGTTGTAAGTGACGGCAGTGCAGTACTAGGTCTTGGAGATATTGGACCTGAAGCTGCTATGCCTGTAATGGAAGGGAAAGCTGTATTATTTAAAGAGTTTGCTGGAATAGATGCATTTCCTATATGTGTAGATACAAAGGATGTAGATGAAATTGTAGATTTAGTAAAGAAATTATCACCTACCTTTGGAGGGATTAATCTTGAGGACATTTCTGCTCCAAGATGTATTGAAATTGAGAAAAGACTTAAGAAGGAATTAGATATTCCTGTATTTCATGATGACCAGCATGGAACAGCTATCGTAGTTGTTGCAGGGCTTATAAATGCCTTAAAGCTAGTAAATAAAAATTGGGAAGATATAAAAATCGTAGTGAATGGACCAGGAGCTGCAGGTTCTGCGATTGTTAAGATGCTGCTGAATATGCATGCGAAGAATATTTTAGTATGTGGAAAAACGGGCATTCTTTATGAAGGGAAAGAGGATAACGATGAATTAAAAGAGGAACTTGCAAAAATAACAAATCCAAATAATGAAAAAGGAACATTAGAAGATGCTTTAAAGAATGCTGATGTATTCATAGGGGTTTCAGCTCCTAATGTAGTGACAAAAGAAATGGTGGAATCTATGAATAAAGAGAATATCGTATTTGCTATGGCAAATCCAATTCCAGAAATTATGCCATCATTAGCAAAAGAGGCAGGAGCAAGAGTAGTGGGTTCAGGAAGATCAGATTTTGCAAATCAAATTAATAATGTATTAGCTTTCCCTGGAATATTTAAAGGTGCATTATCTGTAAGAGCAAGTGATATTAATGAAGAAATGAAGGTTGCGGCAGCTCGTGCTATTGCAGAAATCATTGATGAGAATGAATTAAATGAAGAATATATTATTCCAAAGCCTTTTGACAAAAGAATTGTTGAAAATGTTGCAAAGGCAGTTGCCAAAGCTGCTAAGGATACAGGTATTTCAAGAATATAA
- a CDS encoding sodium-dependent transporter has protein sequence MSNTGKENVISKNGEIANRETFSSKIGFILACIGSAVGMGNIWMFPYRVGQFGGAAFLVPYFIFVMVIGFTGVIGEMSFGRAMGTGPLGAFKKAFERRNKKNGDLLGLIPVIGSLGIALGYAVVVGWILRFTVGAITGAVISATNSGAYFGEIAGEFGSLGWHFAGLAITFIVMLMGVAKGIEKANKIMMPAFFLLFLILAIRVVTLPGAIEGYKYLFVPKWEFLKDPKTWVYALGQAFFSLSLAGSGTVVYGSYLKKNEDVVGCAKHVAFFDTCAAMLAALVIIPSVFAFNMDPAAGPPLMFITMPNVFKMMPMGQLFSVLFFVAVLFAGVSSLMNLFETPIEALQQRFKFSRSASVAIIAAIAMGVGVMLESGDKLGAWMDVISIYVIPLGALLAGIMFFWVCGSKFAREQVQLGRNKEIGIWFEPMSKYVFCGLTIIVYILGIFYGGIG, from the coding sequence ATGTCGAATACTGGCAAGGAAAACGTTATCAGTAAAAATGGAGAAATAGCTAATCGTGAAACATTTAGCTCTAAAATTGGATTTATTTTAGCATGTATTGGTTCAGCAGTAGGAATGGGAAATATATGGATGTTTCCTTATAGAGTAGGTCAATTTGGCGGTGCTGCATTTTTAGTTCCTTATTTTATTTTTGTTATGGTGATTGGTTTTACCGGAGTAATAGGAGAAATGTCATTTGGACGAGCAATGGGTACAGGTCCTTTGGGGGCATTTAAAAAAGCCTTTGAAAGACGAAATAAGAAAAATGGAGATTTATTAGGACTTATTCCAGTAATTGGTTCATTGGGTATTGCACTTGGCTATGCGGTTGTTGTAGGATGGATTCTTAGGTTTACTGTAGGAGCAATAACTGGAGCTGTAATATCAGCAACAAATAGCGGTGCTTATTTTGGAGAAATTGCGGGTGAATTTGGAAGTCTTGGTTGGCATTTTGCAGGTTTGGCAATAACATTTATTGTTATGCTTATGGGGGTAGCTAAAGGAATTGAAAAGGCAAATAAAATTATGATGCCTGCTTTTTTCTTACTATTTCTTATACTTGCTATTCGTGTAGTAACCTTACCTGGGGCAATAGAAGGATATAAATATCTATTTGTACCTAAATGGGAATTTTTGAAGGACCCTAAAACATGGGTATATGCTTTGGGACAGGCTTTCTTTTCTCTTTCACTAGCAGGTTCAGGAACAGTTGTTTATGGTAGCTATTTGAAAAAAAATGAAGATGTTGTTGGCTGTGCAAAACATGTTGCATTTTTCGATACTTGTGCAGCGATGTTAGCGGCTCTTGTAATTATACCATCTGTATTTGCTTTTAATATGGACCCAGCAGCAGGACCACCTCTTATGTTTATTACTATGCCAAATGTATTTAAAATGATGCCTATGGGTCAATTATTTTCTGTTTTGTTCTTCGTAGCAGTATTGTTTGCTGGTGTAAGTTCATTGATGAACTTATTTGAGACACCTATTGAGGCATTGCAACAAAGATTCAAATTTTCAAGGAGTGCTTCAGTAGCTATTATTGCAGCTATTGCTATGGGAGTTGGAGTTATGCTTGAAAGTGGCGACAAGCTTGGAGCTTGGATGGATGTTATATCAATATATGTTATTCCTTTAGGAGCATTACTTGCAGGAATTATGTTCTTTTGGGTTTGCGGATCTAAATTTGCAAGAGAACAAGTGCAATTAGGACGCAATAAAGAGATTGGCATATGGTTTGAGCCTATGAGTAAATACGTATTCTGTGGACTTACAATTATTGTATATATTCTTGGTATATTCTATGGAGGAATCGGTTGA
- a CDS encoding tryptophanase, producing MGIKYIPEPFRIKMVETIKMLTREEREQKIAEAKYNLFNLKGEDVYIDLLTDSGTNAMSQEQWAGVMRGDEAYAGASSYFKLVEKAQEIFGYKYIQPVHQGRAAEKVLFGLLLEKGKYSISNMHFDTTRAHVELAGARAIDCVVKDAADPTKRVPFKGNMDVEKLESLIKKHGPEKIGLVIMTVTNNSAGGQPVSMQNVRETAAICKKYGIKFSIDAARYAENAYFVKQREPGYENKSIKEIVKEMFSYADMFTMSAKKDTIVNMGGLIGIKDDDELFQACKGRTISFEGFVTYGGLSGRDLECLAIGLEEGLDENYLRYRIGQMEYLAARLDEAGIAYQSPVGGHGIFVDAKAMFPHIPYNEFPGQALAVELYKEAGIRTCDIGSYMLGNDPDTGEQLKAEFEFTRLAIPRRVYTQAHIDIMADALIAIKERASEVKGYKITWEPPILRHFQASLAPIGE from the coding sequence ATGGGAATAAAATACATACCAGAACCATTTAGAATTAAGATGGTAGAGACTATTAAGATGCTTACTCGTGAGGAAAGAGAACAAAAGATTGCAGAGGCAAAATATAATCTTTTTAATCTTAAAGGTGAAGATGTTTACATAGATTTATTGACAGATAGTGGGACAAATGCAATGAGTCAAGAGCAATGGGCTGGAGTTATGAGAGGTGACGAAGCTTATGCAGGTGCATCAAGCTATTTTAAATTAGTAGAGAAAGCTCAAGAAATTTTTGGATATAAGTATATCCAACCGGTTCATCAAGGTCGTGCAGCAGAGAAGGTTCTTTTTGGGCTATTGCTTGAAAAAGGAAAATATTCTATTTCTAATATGCACTTTGATACAACAAGAGCGCATGTTGAGTTAGCTGGTGCAAGAGCTATTGACTGTGTAGTTAAAGATGCTGCAGATCCAACAAAACGAGTACCTTTTAAAGGGAATATGGATGTTGAAAAATTAGAGTCTTTAATCAAAAAGCATGGACCAGAAAAAATTGGACTTGTTATCATGACAGTAACAAATAACTCTGCAGGGGGTCAGCCTGTATCTATGCAAAATGTTAGAGAAACAGCAGCTATTTGTAAAAAATATGGCATTAAATTCTCTATAGATGCTGCACGTTATGCAGAAAATGCTTATTTTGTAAAACAACGTGAGCCAGGTTATGAAAATAAATCAATAAAAGAAATAGTTAAAGAGATGTTTAGCTATGCTGATATGTTTACAATGAGTGCTAAGAAGGATACCATCGTAAATATGGGTGGTTTAATTGGAATTAAAGATGATGATGAATTATTCCAAGCTTGTAAAGGTCGTACAATTTCCTTTGAAGGCTTTGTTACATATGGTGGTCTTTCAGGTCGTGATCTTGAGTGTTTAGCAATTGGTCTTGAAGAAGGACTTGACGAAAACTACTTAAGATATCGTATTGGACAAATGGAATACCTTGCAGCAAGACTTGATGAAGCAGGTATTGCATATCAATCACCAGTAGGTGGTCATGGTATATTTGTGGATGCTAAAGCAATGTTCCCTCATATTCCTTATAATGAGTTTCCAGGACAAGCACTTGCTGTTGAGCTTTATAAAGAAGCAGGAATCCGTACATGCGATATTGGATCTTATATGTTAGGAAATGATCCTGATACTGGAGAGCAATTGAAAGCTGAATTTGAATTTACACGTTTAGCAATTCCTCGTCGTGTGTATACTCAAGCGCATATAGATATTATGGCAGATGCATTGATTGCTATTAAAGAAAGAGCAAGTGAAGTAAAAGGTTATAAAATTACATGGGAGCCACCAATCCTTAGACATTTCCAAGCAAGTCTTGCACCAATAGGTGAGTAA
- a CDS encoding RidA family protein — protein MKKIINTEKAPQAIGPYSQGTIGSKLIFVSGQLPIDPNTGEFADGGIEGQTRQSIENLRQILESVGSGLDKVLKTTVFLSDMNNFAKMNKVYEELFGDSNYPARSAIEVARLPKDALVEIEAIAIEG, from the coding sequence ATGAAAAAAATTATTAATACAGAAAAGGCACCGCAAGCTATAGGTCCATATTCACAAGGAACGATAGGTTCGAAGCTTATATTTGTTTCAGGACAGCTTCCGATTGATCCGAATACAGGAGAATTTGCAGATGGTGGTATCGAAGGGCAAACAAGACAATCTATTGAGAATTTGCGTCAAATACTTGAGTCTGTAGGATCAGGTCTTGATAAAGTTTTAAAGACAACGGTTTTTCTTAGTGATATGAATAACTTTGCTAAGATGAATAAGGTATATGAAGAACTGTTTGGAGATTCTAATTATCCAGCACGTTCGGCAATAGAAGTAGCTAGATTACCTAAGGATGCATTAGTAGAAATTGAAGCAATTGCAATAGAAGGTTAA
- a CDS encoding chemotaxis protein, whose protein sequence is MNETKGILLESGTGEVEVLEFIVGHKHYAINVVKTKEIFQVSNITQIPNTSPSIAGMTLIRGKTITLIDLKHTLEKEKQANIEKSMALLCEFNKTEVAFLVDKVVGIHRIGWNQIEKPDEIVIDSQVIGNIVMDNKILMLLDFEKIFMDISSPNKSSYGGYDKGIEKIQYNKKRADVKLVLADDSTTIRNLLKDVLTEAGYVNLTFFDDGQQVYDYLTNLAKEKGKDFLKYVDALITDIEMPQMDGHTLTRKIKEDAILNALPVIIFSSLITDDLYHKGEEVGANAQMSKPDIDNLVKMIDDYTLNKA, encoded by the coding sequence ATGAATGAGACAAAAGGAATATTATTAGAAAGTGGAACGGGAGAAGTAGAAGTACTTGAGTTTATTGTAGGACATAAACATTATGCTATTAATGTTGTAAAAACAAAAGAGATATTTCAAGTAAGCAATATTACACAAATCCCGAATACATCTCCTTCTATAGCAGGAATGACATTGATTCGTGGAAAAACTATTACTCTAATAGATTTAAAACATACTTTAGAAAAGGAAAAACAAGCAAATATTGAAAAATCAATGGCTTTATTGTGTGAATTTAATAAAACAGAGGTGGCGTTTTTAGTAGATAAAGTTGTGGGGATTCATCGTATAGGCTGGAATCAGATTGAAAAGCCAGATGAAATCGTTATAGATTCTCAAGTTATTGGAAATATTGTAATGGATAATAAAATATTAATGCTTTTAGATTTTGAAAAAATATTTATGGATATTAGTTCACCAAACAAGTCTTCTTATGGTGGATATGATAAAGGTATTGAAAAAATTCAGTATAATAAAAAAAGAGCCGATGTAAAATTGGTTTTAGCAGATGATTCTACAACAATTAGAAATTTATTAAAGGATGTATTAACAGAAGCTGGATATGTCAATCTCACATTTTTTGATGATGGACAGCAGGTATATGACTATTTAACTAATTTAGCAAAAGAAAAAGGAAAAGACTTTTTAAAATATGTAGATGCTTTGATAACAGATATTGAAATGCCACAAATGGATGGACATACTTTGACGCGTAAAATAAAAGAGGATGCTATTTTAAATGCACTTCCTGTGATTATATTCTCCTCTTTGATTACTGATGATTTATATCATAAAGGAGAGGAAGTAGGAGCAAATGCGCAAATGAGTAAGCCTGATATAGATAATTTAGTAAAAATGATAGATGATTATACTTTGAATAAAGCATAA
- a CDS encoding LysO family transporter produces the protein MLTRLMLYLFILAVGAFIGLKGNLKEQITSKINTIQALCLLFLLFIMGIKIGVDKKVLSSFFKLGYQAVILSAFSVFFSVLFIKLIKGYIIKDIKQEVNKNEF, from the coding sequence TTGCTCACAAGACTTATGCTATACTTATTTATTTTAGCTGTTGGCGCTTTCATTGGATTAAAGGGAAATTTGAAAGAACAAATTACTAGTAAGATAAATACCATTCAAGCTTTATGTCTTTTATTTTTACTTTTTATTATGGGAATAAAAATCGGTGTTGATAAAAAAGTTTTATCATCTTTCTTCAAGTTAGGATATCAAGCCGTAATTCTATCTGCATTTTCAGTTTTTTTTAGCGTCTTATTCATAAAATTGATCAAAGGGTATATTATAAAAGATATCAAGCAGGAGGTAAATAAAAATGAGTTTTAA
- a CDS encoding helix-turn-helix transcriptional regulator, with the protein MNQTILKQYSILVEFLGKTLGPDYEVVLHDTKNYTNSIVAIANGHISGRTIGAPMTNFGLNVISDKSYKNCDYKLNYNGISKDQRILRSSTMFIKDENEELVGMLCINFDDRRYVDISNQILKLCHPDELVEQNSTYKSVNSIIDEAESFSGSIAEVTSTVLKKVLSDNNIPIDRLTQDERLRIVDILNQKGIFMLKGAVSEVAKQLHCSEPSIYRYLNKLQKYKED; encoded by the coding sequence ATGAACCAAACTATACTAAAACAATACAGCATTCTTGTAGAATTTTTAGGTAAAACCTTAGGCCCTGACTACGAGGTTGTCCTTCACGATACAAAAAATTATACTAATTCTATCGTAGCTATCGCCAACGGTCATATCAGTGGTCGAACTATTGGTGCTCCAATGACAAACTTCGGCTTAAATGTAATTTCAGATAAAAGCTATAAAAACTGCGATTATAAACTCAATTACAACGGTATATCTAAAGACCAAAGGATTTTGAGGTCTTCAACCATGTTTATCAAGGACGAGAATGAAGAATTAGTTGGAATGTTATGCATTAACTTTGATGACAGAAGATATGTAGATATAAGCAACCAAATATTAAAATTGTGCCATCCCGATGAATTGGTTGAACAAAACAGCACTTATAAGTCTGTTAATTCCATTATTGATGAAGCAGAAAGTTTTTCTGGCTCAATTGCCGAAGTAACATCAACTGTATTAAAAAAAGTTTTATCCGATAATAACATTCCTATTGATCGCTTAACACAAGATGAACGCTTACGTATTGTAGATATTTTAAATCAGAAGGGTATTTTCATGCTAAAAGGTGCCGTAAGCGAAGTTGCAAAACAGCTTCATTGCTCAGAGCCTAGTATCTATAGGTACTTAAACAAGCTTCAAAAATATAAAGAAGATTAA
- a CDS encoding lysine exporter LysO family protein, with protein sequence MSFKIIASVGLGIIFGHLFLSQELLQYTNIIIDIGLCILLFFVGIDIGRNKKAFSKIKNMGFKILLIPLMIGIGSILGSIIGGFLLNLPVNESSAVGAGFGWYTLSSMMLMQYSSELSALAFISNVSREIIALISIPFVSKYIGDLEAIAPAGATAMDTSLPIISNATNSKAAIIAFITGVILSSSVPILVPILINI encoded by the coding sequence ATGAGTTTTAAAATAATAGCATCTGTAGGACTAGGAATAATCTTTGGACATTTATTTTTATCACAAGAGCTTCTACAATATACAAATATCATTATTGATATTGGATTATGTATATTATTATTCTTTGTAGGTATAGACATAGGAAGAAATAAAAAAGCCTTTTCAAAAATAAAAAATATGGGATTTAAAATATTATTAATTCCACTAATGATCGGTATAGGCAGTATTCTTGGAAGTATTATAGGAGGATTTTTATTAAATTTACCAGTAAATGAATCTAGTGCGGTAGGTGCTGGATTTGGATGGTACACATTATCTTCCATGATGCTTATGCAGTATTCATCTGAACTAAGTGCATTAGCTTTTATATCCAATGTCTCAAGAGAAATTATCGCCCTTATTTCAATCCCATTTGTTTCAAAATATATTGGTGATCTTGAAGCAATCGCCCCTGCTGGTGCTACTGCAATGGACACATCTCTGCCTATTATCTCAAATGCTACAAACTCAAAAGCAGCTATTATTGCTTTTATTACAGGAGTAATATTATCTAGTTCAGTACCAATTTTAGTCCCAATTCTCATAAATATTTAA
- a CDS encoding 2-hydroxycarboxylate transporter family protein codes for MTLNENKGFQIMGISLQMFAVLTVVVLGATYMGVLPKGMIGAFPLMMIVGAVLNEVGNRLPIVKDYLGGGAIIVIFGSAALVTYGVLPEASKEIMTNFMKGEGFLSFYIAALITGSILGMDRKLLISAAIRYLPVILGGVIAALGLTGIIGMIMGYGAKEAILYVAIPIMGGGMGAGAVPLSQIFGQVLNVDPVQIMSKMVPALALGNATAIVVAGLLDRVGKKKTSLSGNGKLMKSQKAIKEEAREEMKLDYKLMGIGILLSTTFFVWGKILAKFIPIHSYALMIISVALVKVLGIMPEKYEKGAFQWFRFVMTNFTPALLVGIGVAYTDLNAVINSLSVIYVVLVFTTVIGATIGSAFIGHLLGFYPIEASITGGLCMANMGGTGDVAVLSASKRMELMPFAQISSRIGGAFMLILATSLLSILL; via the coding sequence ATGACATTAAATGAAAATAAAGGATTTCAAATAATGGGAATCTCTTTGCAGATGTTTGCTGTTTTGACAGTTGTTGTCTTAGGGGCAACCTATATGGGTGTGCTGCCAAAGGGAATGATCGGAGCATTTCCCTTGATGATGATTGTAGGTGCGGTGCTTAATGAAGTTGGAAATCGTTTGCCGATTGTAAAGGATTATTTAGGTGGAGGTGCAATTATTGTTATATTTGGGTCTGCAGCGTTAGTTACGTATGGGGTGCTACCAGAAGCTTCAAAAGAAATTATGACAAATTTTATGAAGGGTGAAGGATTCTTAAGCTTTTATATTGCTGCACTTATTACTGGTAGTATTTTAGGAATGGATCGAAAATTATTAATTAGTGCTGCTATAAGATATTTGCCTGTGATTCTTGGTGGTGTTATTGCAGCTTTAGGTCTAACTGGAATTATTGGTATGATTATGGGATATGGAGCTAAAGAAGCAATCCTTTATGTAGCTATTCCAATTATGGGAGGTGGTATGGGAGCAGGAGCAGTTCCTCTATCTCAAATATTTGGACAAGTATTAAACGTAGATCCAGTACAAATCATGTCAAAGATGGTTCCAGCTTTAGCATTAGGAAATGCTACGGCAATTGTTGTGGCAGGATTATTAGATAGAGTAGGAAAGAAAAAAACTAGTTTGAGTGGAAATGGTAAATTAATGAAATCACAAAAGGCTATAAAAGAAGAAGCACGTGAAGAGATGAAGCTTGACTATAAACTTATGGGAATTGGAATATTATTATCTACGACCTTCTTTGTATGGGGGAAAATACTTGCTAAATTTATTCCAATCCACTCTTATGCTTTGATGATTATTAGTGTTGCTCTAGTAAAGGTATTAGGAATTATGCCAGAAAAATACGAAAAAGGTGCATTTCAGTGGTTTAGATTTGTTATGACAAACTTTACACCAGCATTATTAGTAGGAATTGGTGTAGCTTATACTGATTTGAATGCAGTGATTAATTCTTTATCTGTTATATACGTTGTGTTAGTATTTACTACTGTAATAGGTGCAACGATAGGATCTGCATTTATTGGACATTTATTAGGCTTTTACCCAATCGAAGCTTCTATAACAGGTGGGCTTTGTATGGCAAATATGGGTGGAACAGGAGATGTGGCAGTGCTTTCTGCAAGTAAGAGAATGGAGCTTATGCCGTTTGCGCAGATTTCATCAAGGATCGGTGGTGCATTCATGTTAATTTTGGCTACAAGTTTATTGTCAATATTATTATAA